The Candidatus Thiodiazotropha endoloripes genome has a window encoding:
- a CDS encoding carboxymuconolactone decarboxylase family protein, whose translation MSRLTPLPIDQHEALAERFAFFEQTLGFVPNSLLTMQRKPKLVDAFIQFSAAVYDPDGEVDLGFKRLVAHVASSAAGCQYCKAHTAVSAKRHGIPVEKLEDVWNYRDSPHYTEAERVALDFALAAASQPNDVTDELFALLRTYWSEDAVVEMLSVIGLFGFFNRWNDSLATPLEVLPMETAQVHLTKGGWEAGKHMNKG comes from the coding sequence ATGAGTCGCCTAACTCCCTTGCCAATCGATCAACACGAAGCACTGGCCGAGCGTTTTGCCTTCTTCGAACAGACCCTGGGTTTCGTCCCCAACAGCCTGCTCACCATGCAGCGCAAGCCGAAGCTGGTGGATGCCTTCATCCAGTTCAGTGCCGCAGTCTACGACCCGGACGGCGAGGTGGATCTGGGTTTCAAACGGCTGGTGGCCCATGTGGCCAGCAGTGCGGCGGGTTGCCAGTACTGCAAGGCGCATACCGCGGTGAGCGCCAAGCGCCACGGGATTCCGGTGGAGAAACTGGAGGATGTCTGGAACTACCGTGACAGCCCTCACTACACCGAAGCGGAACGGGTGGCCCTCGATTTCGCCCTGGCGGCCGCTTCCCAGCCGAATGATGTGACCGATGAGCTGTTCGCGCTGCTGCGGACCTACTGGAGTGAGGATGCGGTGGTGGAGATGCTCTCGGTGATCGGCCTGTTCGGCTTTTTCAATCGCTGGAACGACAGTCTGGCCACACCCCTGGAGGTGTTGCCGATGGAGACCGCACAAGTGCACCTGACCAAGGGTGGTTGGGAAGCCGGTAAACATATGAATAAGGGCTGA
- a CDS encoding DUF1302 family protein, whose amino-acid sequence MFLDSHKQQPGRKHPVIQATLLAAAIAACLSGGQALAYTSEDGTTQVNGFVENATYSRRNVGLSKMRNTVLIEGSKDYGEQGSFSNVSFVGTFRATYDGVYDLNDDEFGDNAGGPINMQSVGGAGSTAWGQSDISTGVLGFGFDTTENPNEGMVNLGHALHDTDGGVGLGVPVRPCDVDSRGCIDDYLDFEESELKYPEFNDRLDFLREAYLDATLPTENAATWNFRLGRQQVVWGRTDLFRVLDVINPVDYSRHNIYDELEDIRIPMWMATGEYRMGATETFDDLNMQFVWNFDKFRPNNLGQGGTPYAILDAGSFFRAMKNCWDNGCSVSNFAGGALSTDFPKHVIGIRDVHLPDWSLSNSQFGLKLEGDYQGVGFSLNALTYRSQLPSLRAVVDNADNPFTPEVESQSYDYLIAFDMYFPRVNLIGGSLDFYVDDIKSVFRVEAAYTDGEEFANTLRPELYSESDVFRYVIGWDRPTFIPILNEKRAFLISAQLFGEYLVDHERETVNGIEAGNPNWEINHVGTLLVKGWYQNDRVSPQVIMAHDFKAGASVIAPSVDWLISDNLRLTVGANVKVGDGEQEFDDCRSCNPFPPFTGDGEPGDTALRNLAGYEPLGRFRSGPIGMAQAEDEFQITLRYRF is encoded by the coding sequence ATGTTCCTAGACAGTCACAAACAACAACCGGGAAGGAAGCATCCGGTCATTCAAGCCACACTGCTGGCGGCTGCGATTGCGGCCTGTCTGAGCGGAGGCCAGGCCCTGGCCTACACCTCCGAAGACGGCACGACGCAGGTCAACGGATTTGTTGAAAACGCCACCTACAGTCGCCGTAATGTAGGGCTGAGTAAAATGCGCAACACGGTGTTGATTGAAGGTTCCAAGGATTATGGAGAGCAGGGGTCATTTTCCAACGTCAGCTTCGTCGGTACCTTCCGGGCGACCTATGACGGTGTCTATGATCTCAACGACGATGAGTTTGGCGATAACGCCGGTGGACCCATCAACATGCAATCGGTAGGCGGCGCCGGCAGTACCGCCTGGGGTCAATCCGATATCTCGACCGGTGTGTTGGGATTCGGTTTCGATACCACGGAAAATCCCAATGAAGGTATGGTCAATCTGGGCCACGCACTGCACGACACGGATGGGGGTGTCGGTCTGGGCGTTCCGGTGCGTCCCTGTGATGTGGACTCCCGTGGCTGTATCGATGACTACCTGGATTTCGAAGAGAGTGAGCTGAAGTATCCGGAATTCAACGATCGGCTCGATTTTCTGCGCGAAGCCTATCTGGATGCCACCCTGCCAACCGAGAATGCAGCCACCTGGAATTTCCGGCTTGGGCGTCAGCAGGTGGTCTGGGGCCGTACCGATCTCTTCCGGGTACTCGATGTGATCAATCCGGTGGACTACTCAAGACATAATATCTACGACGAACTGGAGGATATCCGTATTCCGATGTGGATGGCCACCGGTGAGTACCGTATGGGCGCCACCGAGACCTTTGATGACCTGAACATGCAGTTCGTCTGGAACTTCGACAAGTTCCGGCCCAACAACCTGGGCCAGGGCGGAACCCCGTATGCAATTCTCGATGCGGGCAGCTTCTTCCGTGCGATGAAGAACTGCTGGGATAACGGCTGTTCCGTATCCAACTTCGCCGGTGGTGCCCTCTCCACCGACTTCCCGAAACATGTGATCGGTATCCGCGATGTGCATCTGCCTGACTGGTCGCTGAGCAACTCCCAGTTCGGCCTCAAGCTTGAAGGTGACTATCAGGGTGTTGGCTTCTCACTGAATGCGCTGACCTATCGCTCTCAGCTGCCTTCGCTGCGCGCCGTGGTGGACAATGCGGACAATCCGTTCACCCCGGAGGTCGAGTCTCAGAGCTACGACTATCTGATCGCCTTCGATATGTACTTCCCCAGGGTCAACCTGATCGGTGGTTCCCTCGACTTCTACGTGGATGACATCAAATCGGTGTTCCGTGTCGAAGCGGCCTACACCGACGGTGAGGAGTTTGCCAACACCCTGCGTCCGGAGCTCTACTCCGAGTCGGATGTATTCCGTTACGTCATCGGTTGGGATCGTCCCACCTTCATCCCCATTCTCAACGAGAAACGTGCCTTCCTGATCTCCGCGCAACTGTTCGGCGAGTATCTGGTGGATCATGAGCGGGAGACAGTCAACGGTATCGAAGCGGGTAATCCGAATTGGGAAATCAACCACGTGGGTACCCTGCTGGTCAAAGGCTGGTATCAGAACGACCGGGTCAGTCCCCAGGTCATCATGGCTCACGACTTCAAGGCGGGTGCCAGTGTGATTGCCCCCTCGGTCGATTGGCTGATCAGCGACAACCTGAGACTGACCGTCGGCGCCAATGTGAAAGTGGGTGATGGCGAGCAGGAGTTTGACGATTGTCGTTCCTGTAACCCCTTTCCCCCGTTTACCGGAGATGGCGAGCCGGGTGATACCGCGCTGCGTAATCTGGCGGGATATGAACCCCTTGGTCGTTTCCGTTCCGGGCCGATCGGTATGGCACAGGCCGAGGATGAGTTTCAGATCACCCTGCGTTATCGCTTCTAA
- a CDS encoding WD40/YVTN/BNR-like repeat-containing protein, with amino-acid sequence MSNHHRTEQRNRWRYTPWLLLALLISGCEAPLDLTLVEREIQKPIYRFDQLKAAASNHRRIIAVGDYGTVLTSLDKGETWQRTQLPTNSSLVAVASCEDGSFAAIDTVRKVWISDANGSEWQATQLETLESPMAVTCDPRGRFWITASFSTLIHSDETQANWQEISQQEDMQFTSIQWLDRDNGVVAGEFGSLYFTHDGGESWERGNDIPNEFYPMAAWFRSLDEGWVAGLSGTILHTKDRGETWHRQASVSKAPIYNLIPQGDRLYATGDNGTLLQLQGDRWQRVPDAPRLFSYLITAIPQGDERLLVMGGRGTISPIATPAEGAVQ; translated from the coding sequence ATGAGTAACCATCATCGAACTGAACAACGTAACCGCTGGCGTTATACGCCCTGGTTGCTCCTGGCCCTATTGATCAGTGGATGTGAAGCGCCTCTCGATCTGACCCTGGTGGAGCGGGAGATCCAGAAGCCGATCTACCGCTTCGACCAGCTGAAAGCCGCCGCCTCCAACCATCGCCGGATCATTGCGGTGGGGGATTACGGCACGGTGCTGACCAGCCTCGACAAGGGGGAGACCTGGCAGCGCACCCAACTGCCGACCAACTCCTCCCTGGTCGCGGTGGCCAGTTGTGAAGACGGCAGTTTTGCCGCCATCGATACGGTACGTAAGGTCTGGATCTCCGACGCCAACGGCAGTGAGTGGCAGGCGACCCAGCTGGAGACCCTGGAGAGTCCGATGGCGGTCACCTGCGACCCCCGTGGCAGATTCTGGATCACCGCCAGCTTCAGCACCCTGATCCACAGCGACGAGACCCAGGCCAACTGGCAGGAGATCTCACAACAGGAGGATATGCAGTTCACCTCGATCCAGTGGCTCGACCGGGATAATGGGGTGGTCGCAGGAGAGTTCGGTTCCCTCTACTTCACCCATGACGGCGGCGAGAGCTGGGAGCGGGGTAACGATATTCCCAACGAGTTCTATCCGATGGCGGCCTGGTTCCGCTCCCTGGATGAGGGCTGGGTCGCGGGTCTCAGCGGCACCATCCTGCATACCAAAGACCGGGGAGAGACCTGGCATCGTCAGGCGTCGGTCAGTAAGGCGCCGATCTACAATCTGATTCCCCAGGGCGATCGACTCTACGCCACCGGTGACAACGGCACCCTGTTGCAACTGCAGGGGGATCGTTGGCAGCGGGTGCCGGATGCACCGCGACTCTTTTCCTATCTGATCACCGCCATCCCCCAGGGTGATGAGCGCCTGCTGGTGATGGGTGGGCGGGGCACCATCAGCCCGATTGCGACCCCTGCTGAAGGAGCCGTCCAATGA
- the dmpE gene encoding 2-oxopent-4-enoate hydratase — MLNEQRINELGDELYQALSQRQMIDPLTEREPQITIEDAYHVSLRMVNRRVENGESIIGKKIGVTSQAVQNMLNVHQPDFGYLTDRMVFGNGDEMPISEQLIQPRAEGEIAFMLKRDLIGPGVSNADVLRATEAVIPCFEIVDSRIRDWKIKIQDTVADNASCGLFVLGDKAVDPRKVDLATAGMVVEKNGELLSTGAGAAALGSPVNCVAWLANTLGSFGIPLKAGEVILSGSLVPLEPVVAGDFMRVEIGGIGSASVRFT, encoded by the coding sequence ATGCTGAATGAACAACGCATCAACGAACTGGGTGACGAGCTTTACCAAGCCCTCAGTCAGCGACAGATGATCGACCCCCTGACCGAACGGGAGCCGCAGATCACCATCGAGGACGCCTACCACGTCTCCCTGCGAATGGTGAACCGGCGGGTGGAGAACGGCGAGTCGATCATCGGCAAGAAGATTGGCGTCACCTCCCAGGCGGTGCAGAACATGCTCAATGTGCACCAGCCCGATTTCGGTTATCTCACCGATCGCATGGTCTTCGGCAACGGCGACGAGATGCCGATCAGCGAGCAGCTGATTCAGCCTAGGGCCGAAGGGGAGATCGCTTTTATGTTGAAGCGGGATCTGATTGGTCCCGGGGTCAGCAACGCGGATGTATTGCGCGCCACCGAGGCGGTGATCCCCTGCTTTGAGATCGTCGACTCCCGTATCCGCGACTGGAAGATCAAGATCCAGGATACCGTGGCGGATAACGCCTCCTGCGGGCTGTTCGTGCTGGGTGACAAGGCGGTGGATCCGCGCAAGGTCGATCTGGCCACTGCCGGGATGGTGGTGGAGAAGAACGGTGAACTGCTCTCCACCGGTGCCGGCGCCGCAGCGCTGGGTTCACCGGTGAACTGTGTCGCCTGGCTGGCCAATACCCTGGGCAGCTTCGGCATTCCCCTGAAAGCGGGCGAGGTGATCCTGTCGGGTTCCCTGGTACCCCTGGAGCCGGTGGTGGCGGGGGATTTCATGCGGGTGGAGATTGGTGGTATCGGCTCCGCTTCGGTCCGTTTCACCTGA
- a CDS encoding DUF1329 domain-containing protein: MRLLNTTLVAALLMAANLPAQAATNEDVESSFFPYKNGVPTHDGLKAGVVIDQSNVGQFKEVIDPAMFEFISQGWTKITVGETTSFDLHPNYIQATRDGLGKVKLGEKSGEIEGFIAGRPFPEEPSMDDPRAGEKLAWNYKYGYNWGDNAAIYPFYWKYKDMKSGKLERTIKFNFHFLNYMHRVNQEPLPEITPNPSKLFRAIYVQALEPFDVKDTQLLIHRYENDLKRDSAWLYLGFQRRVRRLASGQVTDAFLGSDVMIEDFEGYNGRINDMEWTFKGSKNILVPFYNHNALQLSEEHKESDGYQFVEMGDKGDCFPQITWQLRKVYELENKPKDANHPISKRVHYIDAQTFTIPRTLTYDRKGDLWKSWQIGQAHPDHHLPKNKGTGVAIDDSFTMIDVQAMHCTTGQFKGQVDPSLNPARKFTVQNLRASGR; encoded by the coding sequence ATGCGTTTGCTTAATACAACGCTGGTGGCAGCACTTTTGATGGCTGCCAACCTGCCCGCTCAGGCAGCAACCAATGAAGATGTGGAGAGCAGCTTCTTCCCATATAAGAACGGTGTCCCCACCCATGATGGTCTGAAGGCCGGGGTGGTGATCGATCAATCCAACGTCGGACAGTTCAAAGAGGTCATCGACCCGGCAATGTTCGAGTTCATCAGCCAGGGGTGGACCAAGATCACGGTAGGTGAGACCACCTCTTTCGATCTCCACCCCAACTATATCCAGGCGACCCGTGACGGTCTGGGTAAGGTGAAGCTGGGTGAGAAGTCGGGCGAGATCGAAGGTTTTATCGCCGGTCGTCCCTTTCCCGAAGAGCCGTCAATGGACGATCCACGCGCCGGTGAAAAGCTCGCCTGGAACTACAAGTATGGTTACAACTGGGGTGACAACGCGGCGATCTATCCCTTCTACTGGAAGTACAAGGATATGAAGTCAGGCAAGCTGGAGAGAACGATCAAGTTCAACTTCCACTTTCTCAACTACATGCATCGGGTGAATCAGGAGCCGCTGCCGGAGATCACACCCAACCCGTCAAAGCTGTTCCGTGCCATCTATGTGCAGGCCTTGGAGCCGTTTGACGTCAAGGATACCCAACTGCTGATCCATCGATATGAGAACGATCTGAAGCGCGACAGTGCTTGGCTCTACCTCGGCTTCCAACGTCGGGTACGTCGTTTGGCCTCCGGTCAGGTGACCGATGCGTTCCTCGGGTCCGATGTCATGATCGAGGATTTCGAAGGTTACAACGGTCGCATCAACGACATGGAGTGGACCTTCAAAGGGTCCAAAAACATCCTGGTGCCCTTCTATAACCACAACGCTCTACAGCTCTCTGAAGAGCACAAAGAGTCGGATGGATATCAGTTTGTAGAGATGGGTGACAAGGGTGACTGTTTTCCCCAGATCACCTGGCAGTTGCGCAAGGTCTATGAGCTGGAGAACAAGCCAAAGGATGCGAACCATCCGATCAGCAAGCGTGTTCACTATATCGATGCACAGACTTTCACTATCCCACGTACTTTAACTTATGACCGCAAAGGTGACCTGTGGAAGAGCTGGCAGATCGGTCAGGCCCACCCGGATCACCATCTGCCGAAGAACAAGGGTACCGGTGTAGCGATCGATGACTCCTTTACCATGATCGATGTGCAGGCGATGCACTGTACCACCGGTCAGTTCAAGGGACAGGTCGATCCATCGCTGAATCCTGCCAGAAAATTCACAGTACAGAACTTGAGAGCTTCCGGTCGTTGA
- a CDS encoding efflux RND transporter permease subunit, whose translation MTMHAFSHWLKNIDNLVFKFPKIFLTVIAALTLFFAFQVPKVQMYSDFADLLPQEHEYIKLHNSIRDTFGGANNVVMAVVVDEGDIFTQQTLARIHRITQAVDNVSGVNHNLLASLTHRTSRKVWLTDTGDVNSQPYYDPLKESWSDTELSKLRDDVMSNPRVFGLLVSPDLKAALIKAQFNEGQLNYGEIFDQLQQIRDTENADGVSIYATGQPMLWGWVYSYLDQLFLIFTTTVGIMLFLLIIYFRRAYGILLPMFGITISAIWGLGILSLLDYNLDPLTLVIPFLISARAMSHAIQLVQRFYGELEEVDEPREAAHRTFDSLFRPGSLGIVSDAIGLLLIALGSVPINVKLGIYASLWAVCVVFTVLIAVPLMLSLLPKPKPAAKRLAAEDALFGRVAAVVANRHGGMVILGVAGVILLVGAQLSSRVQIGESEPGSPILYLDHDYNVSSKVINERFPGSEELYIVARTDKKGGMKRPDVLQAIEAFQNHMLLDPELGGAKAVPDLVKQVNRIFHSDDPRWAIIPDTEAYVGGLMFAYMASSPVPGALKEFIDTDDQVANIVFFYKDHQAKTIRRAIHRAKEWINEPANQVDGLHIELAGGLVGVTAAMNESAYESNMLIIPLVLALIFVFVTWFYMSLHAGFIMFSAMMFCTVSTYAYMGLAAIGINVNTVPIIAVGIGVGIDYSIYIMDRIREETAKAQGHLQSAVLRAIATTGKAIGFTAACLIGGVIMWVFISDLRFQADAALLLVVMLILNALAAMFLVPSWVMIFRPSFIGSARYDDDGVLYAEKPQTA comes from the coding sequence ATGACTATGCACGCCTTCTCACACTGGTTGAAAAACATCGACAACCTGGTGTTCAAATTTCCCAAGATCTTTCTCACGGTGATCGCGGCGCTGACGCTGTTCTTCGCCTTTCAGGTGCCGAAAGTTCAGATGTACTCCGACTTTGCCGATCTGCTGCCCCAGGAACACGAGTACATCAAGCTGCACAACTCGATCCGTGACACCTTCGGCGGCGCCAACAATGTGGTGATGGCGGTGGTGGTGGATGAGGGAGATATCTTCACTCAGCAGACCCTGGCGCGTATTCACCGTATTACCCAGGCGGTGGATAACGTCAGCGGCGTCAACCACAATCTGCTGGCCAGTTTGACCCATCGCACCTCGCGCAAGGTCTGGCTGACCGATACCGGTGATGTGAACTCCCAGCCTTACTACGATCCCCTCAAGGAGAGCTGGAGCGACACTGAGCTGAGCAAGCTGCGGGACGATGTGATGAGCAACCCACGGGTGTTCGGCCTGCTGGTCTCGCCCGATCTGAAGGCGGCACTGATCAAGGCCCAATTCAACGAGGGTCAGCTGAACTATGGTGAGATCTTCGATCAGCTGCAGCAGATCCGCGATACGGAAAATGCGGACGGGGTGTCGATCTACGCTACCGGTCAGCCGATGTTGTGGGGCTGGGTCTACAGCTATCTGGATCAGCTGTTTCTGATCTTCACCACCACGGTGGGGATCATGCTGTTCCTGCTGATCATCTATTTTCGTCGTGCCTATGGGATCCTGCTGCCGATGTTCGGCATCACCATCTCGGCGATCTGGGGGCTGGGTATCCTCTCCCTGCTGGACTACAACCTGGATCCCCTGACCCTGGTGATTCCCTTCCTGATCTCGGCCCGGGCGATGTCCCATGCGATTCAATTGGTGCAGCGGTTCTATGGGGAACTGGAAGAGGTGGATGAGCCCAGGGAGGCGGCCCATCGTACCTTCGACTCCCTGTTCCGGCCCGGCAGTCTGGGTATCGTCTCCGATGCCATCGGCCTGTTGCTGATCGCACTCGGCTCGGTGCCGATCAATGTGAAGCTGGGTATCTATGCCTCACTGTGGGCGGTGTGCGTGGTGTTTACCGTGTTGATCGCGGTACCGCTGATGCTCTCGCTGCTGCCGAAACCCAAGCCGGCGGCGAAAAGACTGGCTGCGGAAGATGCCCTGTTTGGCCGGGTTGCCGCGGTGGTTGCCAATCGTCATGGCGGCATGGTCATTCTTGGTGTTGCCGGCGTGATACTGCTGGTCGGCGCCCAGTTGAGCAGTCGGGTGCAGATCGGCGAGTCGGAACCAGGCTCGCCGATCCTCTATCTGGATCACGACTACAACGTCTCATCGAAGGTGATCAACGAACGTTTCCCCGGTTCCGAGGAGCTCTACATCGTGGCCCGCACCGATAAGAAGGGGGGTATGAAACGGCCCGATGTGCTGCAGGCCATTGAGGCTTTTCAGAACCATATGCTGCTCGACCCGGAGCTGGGTGGCGCCAAGGCGGTTCCCGATCTGGTCAAGCAGGTCAACCGGATCTTCCACTCCGACGATCCCCGCTGGGCGATCATTCCCGATACCGAGGCCTATGTGGGCGGTCTGATGTTCGCCTATATGGCCTCCAGCCCGGTGCCGGGTGCCCTGAAGGAGTTTATCGATACTGACGATCAGGTGGCCAACATCGTCTTCTTCTACAAGGATCATCAGGCAAAGACCATCCGTCGGGCGATCCATCGCGCCAAGGAGTGGATCAACGAACCCGCCAACCAGGTGGATGGACTGCACATCGAGCTTGCCGGCGGGCTGGTCGGAGTTACTGCGGCAATGAACGAATCGGCCTATGAGAGTAACATGCTGATCATCCCGCTGGTACTGGCCCTGATCTTTGTTTTCGTTACCTGGTTCTACATGTCCCTGCACGCCGGTTTCATCATGTTCTCGGCGATGATGTTCTGTACGGTTTCCACTTACGCCTATATGGGCCTTGCGGCGATCGGCATCAATGTCAATACCGTACCGATCATCGCGGTGGGCATCGGTGTCGGCATCGACTACTCGATCTACATCATGGACCGGATCCGTGAAGAGACAGCCAAGGCTCAAGGGCATCTGCAGAGTGCGGTGTTGAGAGCCATCGCCACCACCGGCAAGGCGATCGGTTTCACCGCCGCCTGTCTGATCGGCGGGGTGATCATGTGGGTCTTCATCTCCGATCTGCGCTTCCAGGCGGATGCGGCTCTGTTGCTGGTAGTGATGCTGATCCTGAATGCTCTGGCAGCGATGTTTCTGGTGCCCTCCTGGGTGATGATCTTCCGTCCCAGCTTCATCGGCAGCGCCCGTTACGACGACGATGGCGTGCTCTACGCAGAGAAGCCTCAGACCGCCTGA
- a CDS encoding acetaldehyde dehydrogenase (acetylating), with protein sequence MNKINAALIGSGNIGTDLLYKALRSDWINPVWMVGIDEASEGLARARDLGLKTTHEGVDGLLPHMREDNIQICFDATSAYVHGENNRKVQAQGSIMIDLTPAAIGPFCVPPVNLKDHVGKRELNVNMVTCGGQATIPMVAAVSRVQPVAYGEIVATVSSRSAGPGTRKNIDEFTQTTSGAVEKVGGAKKGKAIIILNPAEPPLMMRDTVHCITEGEPDQAAITESIEAMIKQVQKYVPGYRLKNGPVFDGNRVSVFMEVEGLGDYLPKYAGNLDIMTAAGLRTAEMFAEEIINGTLTLEAASA encoded by the coding sequence ATGAACAAAATCAACGCCGCCCTGATCGGCTCCGGCAACATCGGAACCGATCTGCTCTACAAGGCACTGCGCAGCGACTGGATCAATCCGGTCTGGATGGTGGGCATCGACGAGGCTTCCGAAGGTCTGGCCAGAGCCCGCGACCTGGGTCTTAAGACCACCCATGAAGGGGTCGACGGTCTGCTGCCCCATATGCGGGAAGACAACATACAGATCTGTTTCGACGCCACCTCCGCTTATGTGCACGGGGAGAACAATCGTAAAGTACAGGCGCAGGGTTCGATCATGATCGACCTGACCCCGGCGGCAATCGGCCCCTTCTGTGTGCCGCCGGTCAATCTGAAGGACCACGTGGGCAAGCGTGAGCTCAACGTCAACATGGTGACCTGTGGCGGGCAGGCGACCATTCCGATGGTCGCGGCAGTGAGCCGGGTGCAACCAGTGGCCTATGGCGAGATCGTAGCGACCGTCTCTTCCCGCTCGGCCGGGCCTGGCACCCGCAAGAACATCGATGAGTTCACCCAGACGACCTCCGGCGCGGTGGAGAAGGTCGGCGGCGCCAAGAAGGGTAAGGCGATCATCATTCTCAACCCGGCGGAACCGCCGTTGATGATGCGTGACACCGTGCACTGCATAACCGAGGGCGAGCCGGATCAGGCGGCCATCACCGAGTCGATCGAAGCGATGATCAAACAGGTGCAGAAGTATGTACCGGGCTATCGACTGAAGAACGGTCCGGTGTTCGACGGCAACCGGGTCTCCGTGTTCATGGAGGTGGAGGGGCTGGGTGACTACCTGCCCAAGTATGCCGGCAATCTGGACATCATGACCGCAGCCGGTCTGCGCACCGCTGAGATGTTCGCGGAAGAGATCATCAACGGCACCCTGACTTTAGAAGCCGCATCGGCCTGA
- the dmpH gene encoding 2-oxo-3-hexenedioate decarboxylase, which yields MGTLTEAQVAELAEYLETSELEAKDATKITDRFPEMDFDDAYDIQFEIRRRKQARGNKIIGLKVGLTSRAKMKQMGVETPVYGFLADYFDRPDGGEIETDQLIHPKVEAELAFVTKAPLKGPGCHIGNVLAATDFVIPAVEVIDSRYENFRFDLISVIADNASSSRFVLGGQMADPADVDMRTLGVVMEKNGEVVELGAGAAVLGHPAASVALLANMLGERGEEIPAGTLILTGGITAAVAMEKGDCLNVRYQGLGSVGMRFV from the coding sequence ATGGGCACTCTGACAGAAGCACAGGTCGCCGAACTGGCGGAGTATCTGGAGACCAGCGAGCTGGAGGCCAAGGATGCCACCAAGATCACCGATCGTTTTCCTGAGATGGATTTCGACGACGCCTACGACATCCAGTTCGAGATCCGTCGCCGCAAGCAGGCAAGAGGTAACAAGATCATCGGTCTGAAGGTGGGTCTCACCTCCCGCGCAAAGATGAAACAGATGGGTGTGGAGACCCCGGTCTACGGCTTTCTCGCCGACTATTTCGATCGTCCCGACGGGGGCGAGATCGAGACCGATCAGCTGATCCATCCCAAGGTGGAGGCGGAGCTGGCCTTCGTCACCAAAGCCCCCTTGAAAGGGCCCGGTTGCCATATCGGCAATGTGCTGGCGGCCACCGATTTTGTCATTCCGGCGGTGGAGGTGATCGACTCCCGCTATGAGAATTTCCGTTTCGACCTGATCAGCGTGATCGCCGACAACGCCTCCTCATCCCGCTTTGTGCTGGGTGGGCAGATGGCCGATCCGGCGGATGTGGATATGCGTACCCTGGGTGTGGTGATGGAGAAGAATGGCGAAGTGGTTGAGCTGGGAGCCGGTGCTGCGGTATTGGGTCATCCCGCCGCCAGTGTGGCGCTGCTGGCCAACATGCTGGGTGAGCGGGGTGAGGAGATCCCCGCCGGTACCCTGATCCTCACCGGCGGCATCACCGCTGCGGTGGCGATGGAGAAGGGGGATTGCCTGAATGTGAGATACCAGGGATTGGGCAGTGTGGGGATGCGGTTTGTATAA
- the dmpG gene encoding 4-hydroxy-2-oxovalerate aldolase, producing the protein MNLSGKEITIHDMSLRDGMHAKRHQITLDQMVAVASALDEAGVPMIEVTHGDGLAGASVNYGFPAHTDEEYLRAVRPHLKRAKISALLLPGIGTVPELEMAADCGVDTIRVATHCTEADVSEQHITKSRELGLDTVGFLMMSHMVGPEKLIEQAKLMEGYGANCIYVTDSAGYMLPEDVTLRLGAVRDALQPETELGFHGHHNLSLGVINSLAAVEAGANRIDGSAAGMGAGAGNTPLEVFVAVAERMGVETGVDLFKLMDVAEDLIVPMLDQPIRVDRDALTLGYAGVYSSFLLFAKRAQQRYGVSSRDVLVELGKRGMVGGQEDMIEDVAMEMAKAQGAN; encoded by the coding sequence ATGAATTTATCCGGAAAAGAGATCACCATCCATGACATGAGCCTGCGTGACGGCATGCATGCCAAACGCCACCAGATCACACTGGATCAGATGGTCGCCGTGGCCTCGGCGCTGGATGAGGCGGGCGTGCCGATGATCGAAGTCACCCACGGTGACGGCCTGGCGGGCGCCTCGGTCAACTACGGCTTTCCCGCCCATACCGACGAGGAGTATCTGCGTGCGGTAAGGCCGCATCTGAAACGGGCGAAGATCTCGGCACTGCTGCTGCCGGGCATCGGTACCGTACCCGAGCTGGAGATGGCTGCGGACTGCGGGGTGGATACCATCCGTGTGGCCACCCACTGCACTGAGGCGGATGTCTCTGAGCAGCACATCACCAAGTCCCGTGAACTGGGGCTCGATACGGTGGGTTTTCTGATGATGTCCCACATGGTGGGGCCTGAAAAACTGATCGAGCAGGCGAAGCTGATGGAGGGCTACGGCGCCAACTGTATCTACGTCACCGACTCCGCCGGTTACATGCTGCCAGAGGATGTGACGCTGCGGCTGGGTGCCGTGCGCGATGCCCTGCAGCCGGAGACCGAGCTGGGCTTTCACGGCCACCACAACCTCTCCCTCGGGGTGATCAACTCTCTGGCGGCGGTGGAAGCCGGCGCCAACCGCATTGACGGCTCCGCCGCCGGCATGGGTGCCGGTGCTGGCAATACCCCCCTTGAGGTGTTTGTTGCGGTGGCGGAGCGTATGGGCGTGGAGACCGGGGTCGATCTGTTCAAGCTGATGGATGTGGCGGAGGACCTGATCGTACCGATGCTGGATCAGCCGATCCGGGTCGACCGGGATGCCCTCACCCTGGGTTATGCGGGGGTCTACTCCTCCTTCCTGCTGTTCGCCAAACGGGCCCAGCAGCGTTACGGCGTCTCCTCGCGGGATGTGCTGGTTGAGCTGGGCAAGCGGGGTATGGTCGGTGGCCAGGAGGATATGATCGAGGATGTGGCGATGGAGATGGCCAAGGCACAGGGGGCGAACTGA